A window of Pectobacterium carotovorum genomic DNA:
CGGCGGCGTGCCTGTCAGTGGAATTTCTACCAGTTGATGACTTAATCGACCCAGCGCAAAGCCATCCTCGCTGGCAAAGCTGATGGCCTGCGTATGCCGCAGGATGCTGAAAACAGAATAGATATGGTCACACTGAATCTGTGGCCGATAATCGGGCTGGCGCGTTAAGGCGGCCAGTACCTTGCGCATGCCGACGGGCATAAAAGGGGAGGCGAGCGGAAAGCGCAGGAGATCGTCCGGCGTGACGTTTGCCTGCTGTACCAGCGGGTGTGAAGAGTGGCAGATAAAAAAGCAGCGCTGCTGGCTTAATGGCTGGACATGAAGGTTGGTTTCCATTTCGGCCTGCCAGGTATCGGCAACGATAAAAGGCCACTCATCGGCTAGCAGTCGTTCACGCAGGGATTGCCAGTTATCCACGCTGTAGGTGACTCTGGCTCGCGGACGAAGGGCGTGGAAATGCGCTACCGCCTTGGGGATCAGCGTGGTAGACGGTGCCGGGCCGCAGCCAAACGTCAGTTCGCCTTCCTGTGCCTCGCTGATCTGCCGCATGTCGGTCATCAGTTCCCAGGACAGCTCCTGCATACGCTGTGCAAACGGCAGCAGCGTATTGCCCTGCCACGTCAGCGCAAAGCGGCGGCTCTGGCGATCGATAAGCGGATGCCCCATCGTTTGTTCCAGCGCCTGAATGCTGCGGCTGAATGCCGATTGCGACAGGCAGACGGCCTCAGCGGCCTGTACAAAACTCCCATGTTCGGCCAGCGCAAGAAAATTGCGTAATTGCCGTAAATCCAGATGCATATTGCGGCTACCTACCGTATCGATTTTTCCCACTTTTTAGGCGGAGGTCGGCTGGCAACGCAATGAACAAAACGTTATAAGTTATAGCGAATTGATTACGATGGGACCTCAGCGCACGGCGAGCGCCGCCTGGCGCGGTCAGCGGCTATTTCGCCAGCGCACAGGACAAATCCTGAATTTCTTCCACAGATCCGAGACTCATATTGAACACGTCCAAACTGCTGGCGAGCAGCACCTTTTCGCCTGCTGACGTGGAAACCATCGCAAGGCCGTATTTGCCGATCGACTCATTCTGCTGCTGGGCGTAGCGATCGAGCGTTTTGAACGGATCGCTTTGCGCCAGTTCGTTCACCGCGAGCGTTTTTGCCAGATAGACGTGCCCGTTAATTTTTACCAGCAGCGTATTTCGATAGCACGGGCATTATTAAAGGAAGCGCGGATTGTGATTCTGGACGAACCGACGGCGGCGTTGGATACCGAAAGCGAGTTAGCCGTACAGCGTGCGGTTGACCGACTAATGCAGGACAAGACGGTGATTGTCATCGTGCATCGGTTATCGCGAGTTGTGGAACGCGCAACAACAGTGCAAGTGTCTACCCACTATCCTCCTATTATAAGGAGTCGATATAAGGTGGAATAGACGTGATGGCGATTATAACGGTTCAGGTTTGATGAGCTGTAATTCCACGCCGAGTCTGATGGCGTGTTTAGCATTCAGGACACCGAGTTTTTTTACCACATTACCGATATGGAATTTCACTGTACTGATTTTGATATCCAGAATCAGCGCAATTTCTGGGTAGGTTTTTCCCATACTTGCCCAGTAGAGAATTTCATTTTCACGCTGGGAGAAAATTTCTTTATCGCCTTGTTTTTTGCTCTGAGAGCTTTGCGTCATCTCTTTGTAAAGTGTAGTGATTTTCTCATGAATGGTAATGAGCAGCATTTGCAGTTTGTCTTTGTTTTCCTCAACAATATTTTCCATATCTGTTGGCGTATTTTCTTCAAACATAATAGATAACGCCGCCAGATTATTATTGTTGTCATGCAAGACAAAGGTATAACCATTAACAATATCGTACTCTTTTGACAGATTAAAAATCCTGGAGAGCTTTAGCTTAGAGTTAATAACGATTTTGTCCTCCCACGAGAACGGCGAGACTTTATTTATTGCCATCAAAATAACCGGGTCGATATGCTGATAGTTATTTTCTTTATAGGTATTAATCCATTCTTTCGGGTAATTTGAGATGATCACAACCTGAGACGGATTTTTTTTGTTCATGATCATGTAAGCGTATTTCAGGTCGCCATACTGCTTTAATTTTCGGCCAAGATAGCTTTTTATCGTGTTATTGATAATTTCATTATCAGAGAAAAATACAGACATGTAACGGCCTCAATAAAAAGCGAGAAATTATCCATTACGTAGATGGATCCGCAAAAGTATAGTATCAACCTATACCTAAGTCTAACTATTGTTACTCTATGATGTCACTTATAATCTCTTCATGAACAGGGCAATCCATAAAAATGTTAAGATAGAGTAATTTTTAAAAAATTGTTACAAATTAATTTGCCAACCTAGGGAATTACCCATAATTTTGTTCCTGTTTTGTCAGCTGAATTTAGGGTGCGTGGCGTTAAGCCACCGCCCTAAAGCAGTCACTCCGTTATGCTGCAAATTGCATAGACGTTATACGCTGGCTTTGTTACCCCGCCTACCTCTGAGCTTCGTTCCCGTCCTAAAAGACTGCTGCTAGCTCCGCTAGAATCTGCTTCTCACAGATTTGTTGTTCCCTATGTGCCAACGAAAATATTTTTTCCTGAAATTCTAATTGGTTAGGGGGGGCTATTCTGGCTCGGATGGTAAATGAGCGATTTTAATTTGCTCTGGTCTAAATAACTATTCGGTATTTCACCGTAAATTTTCGGCCGAGATGGTTAGGCATTTCGAGGCTAATATCGTGTAGTATGAAATAATTTCGCTTGTTTTGACACCTCGAATAGTGCCAGTTTTTCATCAGACGCTACGGTTTCTTTCCCTGCTGATTATTCCGGTCAACTGGCGGTAAACGTCGATACGTGACAAATTTGAATGATCTTATTTTGCTGTCATGTCCTTTAAAGAATCTGATAATCAGAAAAAGCTATACAAAAGAGGGTAAAACGACACATTCATTATTCCTCTCAGGGATATTTTTATGACAATAATAATTATTATGAAAATTTTATATAAAAGCTATTTTATCTTTGCGGGATTTTTTTTGTTATTTCGTGACAAATTAAGAACTCAGGATGGAATTAAATTGTATTTCTAGTTTAAGAAATGTGATGGTTGAAATTACTATATAATGCTGAAAATAATTAGCTCCCTGAAATATTATCAAAGAATAGAGGTTACGCTATGACTACATTATTCACCCCTTATATCGATGTTACTATTGATGCGCTATGGTCTGATTGGCAAAATTACCCAGATGGGCGTCCTAATCCACTGTATTCTAAACAAGCAGTTGAGTGGGGAGTTAGTGGGTTAATATTTGGATTTATTACACTATCCCCTTCACGTCAGGCCTGTTGGGCTGCAAACGATAAGATGCCTTTAAACTGGGCGGTACCTTTAGCAAATGATTTAAATGCTTAAAATCAAGATGTCGTCATCTCATTTGGCGGTGCCGCTAACTCAGATATATCAACAGTATTCAGTGTACAGGAACTCAT
This region includes:
- a CDS encoding LysR family transcriptional regulator; amino-acid sequence: MHLDLRQLRNFLALAEHGSFVQAAEAVCLSQSAFSRSIQALEQTMGHPLIDRQSRRFALTWQGNTLLPFAQRMQELSWELMTDMRQISEAQEGELTFGCGPAPSTTLIPKAVAHFHALRPRARVTYSVDNWQSLRERLLADEWPFIVADTWQAEMETNLHVQPLSQQRCFFICHSSHPLVQQANVTPDDLLRFPLASPFMPVGMRKVLAALTRQPDYRPQIQCDHIYSVFSILRHTQAISFASEDGFALGRLSHQLVEIPLTGTPPEWANMQTRFGIVTCLQRTLPPLAELMIESILAQDRLRSPAPALPTL
- a CDS encoding LuxR family transcriptional regulator, yielding MSVFFSDNEIINNTIKSYLGRKLKQYGDLKYAYMIMNKKNPSQVVIISNYPKEWINTYKENNYQHIDPVILMAINKVSPFSWEDKIVINSKLKLSRIFNLSKEYDIVNGYTFVLHDNNNNLAALSIMFEENTPTDMENIVEENKDKLQMLLITIHEKITTLYKEMTQSSQSKKQGDKEIFSQRENEILYWASMGKTYPEIALILDIKISTVKFHIGNVVKKLGVLNAKHAIRLGVELQLIKPEPL